The Candidatus Peribacteria bacterium region GAAAAGCGAAGACCCCAGACGCGCTGGGAAGGAGTGTCGATAATAATCTCCAGCTCCACATTTTTCTCGGTTTTCGCAATCATGGGCTTCATGAACGGAATGTGGAGAGCAAGATCTTTTCCATGCACTGACAATACATACAGCAGGAGCAATACAAGAACGACATCAATACCCTTCCAATTTTTTAGCCAGACCGATTTTGAATGAGACATTTCCCCTCTCCTTTTCTCTGCCGGTGAATGTAAAAAGCGACTTGTATACCATACAACTATTTTATTTATATGGCAATCACGCGTACTTTCGCTTCAAAACCAGCTGCCAGATCGCAATAACGATTGCTGTGTAGTTACAGATCATCATGGGAAGCGCCCCGAGTAAGGTTCCGTACACACTCCAGAGAGTGCAGTTCACCAGATACGCCCAGAGCATCACCACAGAGACATCGCCCATGTGTTTGGTGCGCATAGCACGGACAAGCTGCGGTGCCATCAAAAATGTACCGACAAGGGCTGCCATATAGCCGATCACTTCCGTAAAGATGTTCATACGAAATCCAGTTCCTTTTCGATCGCCCGGACTTCACGGAGTAACTGTGGATCGTTCTGCAGTTTGCTTTCGATTTTCTCAACAGCGTTCATGACCGTTGTGTGATCGCGGCCTTCGAAGACTTCACCAATGCGGACGTAGCTCATACGCAGATACTTCTTCAGGAGATGCATGGCAATCTGGCGCGGCACAAGAATCTCGCGGACGCGGGACTGACCGATCATGTCCTGCACGGATACCGAGTAATAGCGGGATACTCCCTCCATCACATCCTGGAACGTGGCGTTGCGGCGGGGCTGGGTTTCAAACCCGATGTCCTCTTCCGGTCCGTGGTGCGGATCTTTGTTGAGCTTCCGCATGATGTCGGCGATGCTCTTGATGGTCGGCATGCGCTGCTCAAGTTCGTACTGAGCAACGGCCTGCATCAGGATTCCTTCGAGTTCACGAATGTTTTTGGTGGCATGTTCGGCAATAAACTGCAGCACACCCATATCCATAAAAAGTTCGTACTCCTTGGTTTTTTCGACGAGGATCGCGAGGCGTGTTTCATAATCCGGGAGCGACACATCAGCAATCATGCCGCGCTCGAAGCGGGAGATGAGACGATCCTCCAGCTGCAGTTCCTGCGGCGGACGGTCGGCGGAAAGAATGACCTGCTTCCGCTCTTCGTAGAGTGCATTGAACGTGTGGAAGAATTCTTCCTGCATACGCTCTTTGTTGGCAAGGAACTGGACGTCGTCGATAATCAGCACATCGACTAAGCGGTAGCGGCGGCGGAACTGTTCCCAGCGCTGGTTC contains the following coding sequences:
- the dnaA gene encoding chromosomal replication initiator protein DnaA, translating into MTSSVSSVSPASTAADASNRDLWLEVLKRIEPKIPRSQFITWFRDTAILGFEEGTMVVGLPLPMSLNWHLEHYRAITLSVVQELQPDVKQIVYQVDGALKDDPARTFNLIEAFPDQKKRKLPGRQEVKLAEGIVSKILNPRYTMENFIVGSNNRLAYAACQAVATEPGGKYNPLFLYGGVGLGKTHLLQATGNAILKERPSATVVYTTTEDFANQVIETVMNQRWEQFRRRYRLVDVLIIDDVQFLANKERMQEEFFHTFNALYEERKQVILSADRPPQELQLEDRLISRFERGMIADVSLPDYETRLAILVEKTKEYELFMDMGVLQFIAEHATKNIRELEGILMQAVAQYELEQRMPTIKSIADIMRKLNKDPHHGPEEDIGFETQPRRNATFQDVMEGVSRYYSVSVQDMIGQSRVREILVPRQIAMHLLKKYLRMSYVRIGEVFEGRDHTTVMNAVEKIESKLQNDPQLLREVRAIEKELDFV